In Halofilum ochraceum, a single window of DNA contains:
- the lysS gene encoding lysine--tRNA ligase, whose product MTEQDENSLIAQRRQKLEAVRGEGDAFPNDFRRDSFAADLHAEFAEADNDALEADGRAFAVAGRMMAKRVMGKASFAQLQDQSGRIQLFLQRDAIGVDAYQAFKGFDVGDIVGARGQLFRTKTGELSVRVDEIRLLTKSLRPLPEKWHGLTDQEQRYRQRYVDLIMNPSVRETFAFRSAMISAMRADLTEAGFLEVETPMMQPIPGGAAARPFVTHHNALDIDLYLRIAPELYLKRLVVGGMEKVFEINRNFRNEGLSTRHNPEFTMLEFYEAYADYRDAMDRIESMLRRIATRVLGQEQFTSGGEEYDFSKAFARMTMREAVLHFNPDLSTAILDDRERAAQAAEDRGIKVEPGWGTGRIQAEIFEETAEHRLHDPTFVTSYPTEVSPLARRSDHDPSVTDRFELIVGGRELANGFSELNDPEDQAERFREQVNAKDSGDAEAMHYDADYIRALEYGMPPTAGAGLGIDRIAMLFTDSPSIRDVILFPQMRPERE is encoded by the coding sequence ATGACTGAACAAGACGAGAACAGCCTGATCGCGCAGCGTCGGCAGAAGCTGGAGGCGGTGCGCGGGGAGGGTGATGCCTTTCCGAATGATTTCCGGCGCGATTCGTTCGCGGCCGATCTGCATGCCGAGTTCGCCGAGGCCGATAACGACGCGCTGGAGGCGGATGGCCGCGCCTTCGCGGTGGCCGGGCGGATGATGGCGAAGCGGGTCATGGGCAAGGCGAGTTTCGCCCAGCTTCAGGACCAGTCGGGCCGGATCCAGCTGTTCCTCCAGCGCGACGCCATCGGCGTCGACGCGTATCAGGCGTTCAAGGGCTTCGATGTCGGCGATATCGTGGGCGCGCGTGGCCAGCTGTTCCGCACGAAGACCGGTGAGTTGTCGGTTCGTGTCGACGAGATCCGTCTGCTGACCAAGTCGCTGCGGCCGCTGCCGGAGAAATGGCACGGGCTGACGGACCAGGAACAGCGCTATCGCCAGCGCTATGTCGATCTGATCATGAACCCCTCGGTGCGCGAGACCTTCGCGTTCCGCTCCGCGATGATCTCCGCCATGCGCGCGGACCTGACCGAGGCCGGGTTTCTCGAGGTCGAGACGCCGATGATGCAGCCGATCCCGGGCGGCGCCGCGGCGCGGCCGTTCGTCACGCATCACAATGCGCTCGATATCGATCTCTACCTGCGCATCGCCCCGGAGCTCTACCTCAAGCGGCTGGTCGTCGGGGGCATGGAAAAGGTCTTCGAAATCAACCGCAACTTCCGCAACGAGGGGCTGTCCACGCGGCACAACCCCGAGTTCACCATGCTGGAGTTCTACGAGGCCTACGCCGACTACCGGGACGCGATGGACCGGATCGAGTCGATGCTGCGACGCATCGCGACCCGGGTACTCGGCCAGGAGCAGTTCACTAGTGGCGGTGAGGAATACGACTTCTCGAAGGCGTTCGCGCGCATGACGATGCGCGAGGCCGTACTGCACTTCAATCCGGATCTGTCGACCGCGATCCTTGATGACCGTGAGCGGGCCGCGCAGGCCGCCGAGGATCGGGGAATCAAGGTGGAGCCGGGCTGGGGGACGGGCCGGATCCAGGCGGAGATCTTCGAGGAGACGGCGGAGCACCGGCTGCACGACCCGACTTTCGTCACGAGCTATCCGACCGAGGTCTCACCGCTCGCCCGCCGCAGCGATCATGACCCGAGCGTGACCGACCGCTTCGAACTGATCGTCGGCGGCCGCGAACTCGCCAACGGTTTCTCCGAGCTCAACGACCCGGAGGACCAGGCCGAACGCTTCCGCGAGCAGGTCAACGCGAAGGACTCGGGCGATGCCGAGGCCATGCACTACGATGCCGACTACATCCGCGCCCTCGAATACGGCATGCCGCCAACGGCCGGCGCGGGGCTCGGCATCGACCGCATCGCCATGCTCTTCACCGACTCGCCCTCGATCCGCGACGTCATCCTCTTCCCCCAGATGCGCCCGGAGCGGGAGTAA
- the prfB gene encoding peptide chain release factor 2 (programmed frameshift), which yields MAEVNALREQLKDLQGRLDDLRGYLDYPGKAERLDELERELAQPEVWNEPDRAQELNRERTRLAETVGALDRFAHALSDGAELLDMAVEEEDDGTVTTIERDLAATEKGIAKLEFQRMFNGELDANSAFLDIQAGSGGTEAQDWAEMLLRMYLRWAEHHGFETELVEASEGDVAGLKSATVHVRGEYAFGWLRTETGVHRLVRKSPFDSGNRRHTSFAAVFVSPEIDESFEVEVDPSDLRVDVYRASGAGGQHVNTTESAVRITHNPTGIVVQCQNSRSQHANRATAMNQLRAKLYEREMQERRAEAQSAEESKSDIGWGSQIRSYVLDSGRIKDLRTGVEVGNTQAVLDGSLDRFIEASLKAGV from the exons ATGGCCGAAGTCAACGCCCTGCGTGAACAGCTAAAGGATCTGCAAGGTCGCCTCGACGACCTGAGGGGGTATCTT GACTACCCTGGCAAAGCGGAACGACTCGACGAACTCGAACGCGAACTCGCGCAGCCGGAAGTCTGGAACGAGCCGGATCGTGCCCAGGAGCTGAACCGCGAGCGGACCCGGCTCGCGGAGACGGTCGGCGCTCTGGATCGATTCGCCCATGCGCTGAGCGACGGCGCCGAACTGCTCGACATGGCGGTCGAGGAGGAAGACGACGGCACTGTCACGACCATCGAGCGGGATCTCGCGGCCACCGAGAAGGGGATCGCGAAGCTCGAATTCCAGCGCATGTTCAACGGCGAACTCGACGCCAACAGTGCTTTCCTCGACATCCAGGCCGGCTCCGGCGGCACCGAGGCCCAGGACTGGGCCGAGATGCTGCTGCGTATGTACCTGCGCTGGGCCGAGCATCACGGGTTCGAGACCGAACTGGTCGAGGCCTCGGAGGGCGATGTGGCCGGCCTGAAAAGCGCGACCGTCCACGTGCGCGGCGAATACGCCTTTGGTTGGCTGCGCACGGAGACGGGCGTGCACCGGCTCGTGCGCAAGTCGCCGTTCGACTCGGGTAATCGCCGCCATACGTCGTTCGCCGCGGTTTTCGTGTCACCGGAGATCGACGAATCCTTCGAGGTGGAGGTCGATCCCTCGGACCTGCGCGTCGACGTCTACCGCGCGAGCGGCGCCGGCGGCCAGCACGTCAACACGACCGAGTCGGCGGTGCGTATCACGCACAACCCGACCGGCATCGTCGTGCAGTGCCAGAACAGCCGCTCCCAGCACGCCAACCGCGCGACCGCGATGAACCAGCTGCGGGCGAAGCTCTACGAGCGCGAGATGCAGGAGCGCCGGGCGGAGGCCCAGTCCGCGGAGGAGTCGAAGTCGGATATCGGCTGGGGCAGCCAGATCCGCTCCTATGTCCTCGACTCGGGCCGCATCAAGGACCTGCGCACCGGCGTCGAAGTCGGCAACACCCAGGCCGTCCTCGACGGCAGCCTCGACCGCTTCATCGAGGCCAGCCTGAAGGCGGGTGTGTAG
- the recJ gene encoding single-stranded-DNA-specific exonuclease RecJ, translating to MSEHAPAIRRRTHTAEPLDGLHPVVARVYAARGVQSHQELDPSLGNLPAPSLADIEAAAERLERALRAGERILVIGDFDADGATSVALALRALAAFGHEAVDYLVPNRFEYGYGLTPELVEPASQYAPGVILTVDNGISSHAGVAAAAERGIDTVVTDHHLPGDSLPPAVAVVNPNREDCDFPVKSLAGVGVVFYLMVALRARLERSGWFTERGIQSPSMADFLDLVALGTVADVVPLDRCNRILVEQGLRRIRAGHCCAGISALIDAAKRSPTALQAGDLGFALGPRLNAAGRLSDMAVGIQTLLADDVEEARTRARQLDGLNRERRDIEAEMRTQADAELERLRTMLEAGESLPAGLVLYDERWHQGVSGILAGRVREAIHRPTVIFADAGDGMLKGSARSVAGLHIRDVLAAIDAAQPQLIERFGGHAMAAGLGLAAEHLDAFREAFGREVERALGGAAPLREIHTDGDLASDEMDLATAEALAAAGPWGAGFPEPNFDGDFRVMDGRVVGERHLKLRLQPLAGGPTFDAIHFNADPALLADPGETARVVYRLEVNEFRGRRNVQLNVEYFGRLDRDAAADR from the coding sequence ATGAGCGAACACGCGCCCGCGATCCGTCGCCGCACGCACACCGCGGAACCGCTGGATGGCCTGCATCCGGTGGTTGCCCGCGTCTACGCGGCGCGGGGAGTCCAATCGCATCAGGAACTGGATCCCTCACTGGGTAATCTGCCGGCGCCCTCGCTGGCTGATATCGAGGCGGCTGCCGAGCGCCTCGAGCGCGCGCTGCGCGCCGGTGAAAGAATCCTGGTGATCGGCGATTTCGACGCCGACGGTGCGACCAGCGTCGCGCTGGCACTTCGGGCGTTGGCGGCGTTCGGCCATGAGGCGGTTGATTATCTCGTCCCCAACCGCTTCGAGTACGGCTACGGGTTGACGCCGGAACTGGTCGAACCCGCGTCGCAATACGCGCCCGGAGTGATCCTGACGGTGGACAACGGGATCAGCAGTCATGCCGGTGTGGCGGCCGCCGCCGAGCGCGGGATCGACACGGTCGTGACGGACCACCATCTGCCCGGCGATTCACTGCCCCCCGCGGTGGCGGTCGTGAACCCGAACCGGGAAGACTGCGATTTTCCGGTCAAGTCACTGGCCGGGGTCGGCGTCGTGTTCTATCTCATGGTGGCCCTGCGCGCCCGGCTTGAACGATCCGGATGGTTCACCGAACGCGGTATCCAGTCCCCGTCGATGGCGGATTTCCTTGACCTGGTGGCCCTGGGAACGGTCGCCGATGTGGTGCCGCTCGATCGCTGCAACCGCATCCTGGTCGAGCAGGGCCTGCGGCGGATCCGCGCGGGCCACTGCTGCGCCGGCATCAGCGCCCTGATCGATGCGGCGAAGCGCAGCCCGACGGCATTGCAGGCGGGCGATCTGGGGTTTGCGCTGGGGCCGCGCCTGAATGCGGCGGGGCGACTCTCCGATATGGCCGTCGGTATCCAGACCCTGCTGGCGGATGACGTGGAGGAGGCTCGGACTCGTGCACGCCAACTCGACGGCCTCAATCGCGAGCGACGCGATATCGAGGCCGAAATGCGCACCCAGGCGGATGCGGAACTGGAACGCCTGCGCACCATGCTCGAGGCGGGCGAGTCCCTGCCGGCCGGCCTGGTGCTCTACGACGAGCGCTGGCACCAGGGCGTGAGCGGGATCCTGGCCGGGCGCGTGCGCGAGGCTATCCACCGCCCCACCGTGATCTTCGCCGACGCGGGAGATGGCATGCTCAAGGGCTCGGCGCGCTCAGTCGCCGGGCTGCATATCCGCGACGTACTGGCCGCGATCGACGCCGCCCAGCCGCAGCTGATCGAACGCTTCGGCGGGCATGCGATGGCGGCCGGTCTCGGGCTCGCGGCGGAGCATCTGGACGCCTTTCGCGAGGCCTTCGGGCGCGAAGTCGAGCGCGCCCTCGGCGGCGCCGCGCCGCTGCGCGAGATCCACACTGATGGCGACCTCGCCAGTGATGAAATGGACCTCGCGACTGCGGAAGCGCTGGCGGCCGCCGGCCCCTGGGGGGCCGGTTTCCCCGAGCCGAACTTCGACGGCGACTTCCGCGTAATGGATGGGCGCGTGGTCGGCGAACGCCATCTCAAGCTGCGGCTGCAGCCGCTGGCGGGTGGCCCAACCTTCGATGCCATCCATTTCAATGCCGATCCGGCGCTGCTCGCGGATCCCGGGGAGACGGCGCGCGTCGTCTATCGCCTCGAGGTCAACGAGTTCCGCGGACGGCGCAATGTCCAGCTGAATGTCGAGTATTTCGGGCGCCTGGATCGCGATGCCGCGGCGGATCGCTGA
- a CDS encoding FAD-dependent oxidoreductase, with amino-acid sequence MRTSKILIVIAIVAAIAAFFAFDLGQYLSLDYFKSRQAAIDDYFQANPFTTVAIYAAVYITVTALSLPGAAVMTLAGGAIFGLLWGTIIVSFASTIGATLAFLAARFLLRDTVQRRFGESMKSINAGIKRDGALYLFMLRLVPAFPFFVINLVMALTPIRTLVFFFVSQVGMLAGTVVYVNAGTQLAQIDSLGGILSPELIGAFVLLGVFPLIAKAIVRMIKARRALRGWTKPQKFDRNLVVIGAGSAGLVSAYIAAAVKAKVTLIEKHEMGGDCLNTGCVPSKALIRSGKFLSQVRRHEEYGIRDANADFALGDVMARVHKIIAKIAPHDSVERFTGLGVDVIQGEARITGPWTVEVNGEQLTTRHIVVATGARPFVPPVPGIEEVGYYTSDNIWSLEESPGRMVVLGGGPIGCELSQAFHRLGAEVTQVEMLPRIMAVEDHDIGRYVEDRFRSEGINVLTDHKATEFRVEDGEKILICDHEGEEVRVAFDTLLVAVGRAANVKGFGLEEVGVKLDERGRIDTDEYLQTAVPTIYACGDCVGPYQFTHAAAHQAWHATVNSLFGIFKRFRVDYSALPWSTFTDPEVARVGYSEESADREGVEYEVTRYDLGELDRAVTDGDDHGVVKVLTVPGKDRILGAAVVGEHAGDLIAEFTLAIRHGIGLNKILGTIHAYPTLMEANKFAAGEWKRAHAPQGALRWLQRFHGWLRG; translated from the coding sequence ATGCGCACCAGCAAAATCCTGATCGTCATCGCGATCGTCGCCGCGATCGCGGCCTTCTTCGCGTTCGATCTCGGCCAGTACCTGAGCCTCGATTATTTCAAGTCGCGCCAGGCGGCGATCGACGATTACTTCCAGGCCAATCCCTTCACCACGGTCGCGATCTATGCAGCGGTCTACATCACGGTGACCGCATTGTCGCTGCCGGGCGCGGCCGTCATGACGCTTGCCGGCGGGGCCATCTTCGGGCTCCTGTGGGGCACGATCATCGTCTCGTTCGCCTCGACGATCGGCGCCACCCTCGCCTTCCTGGCCGCGCGTTTCCTGCTCCGCGACACGGTCCAGCGGCGTTTCGGCGAGAGCATGAAATCGATCAATGCCGGTATCAAACGCGACGGCGCGCTGTACCTGTTCATGCTGCGGCTCGTGCCGGCATTCCCCTTCTTCGTGATCAATCTGGTCATGGCGCTGACGCCGATCCGCACGCTGGTGTTCTTTTTCGTCAGCCAGGTCGGCATGCTCGCCGGCACCGTCGTCTACGTGAACGCCGGCACCCAGCTCGCGCAGATCGACTCGCTCGGCGGCATCCTCTCGCCGGAGCTGATCGGCGCATTTGTCCTGCTGGGCGTGTTCCCGCTGATCGCCAAGGCGATCGTACGCATGATCAAGGCCCGGCGCGCGCTGCGCGGCTGGACCAAACCGCAGAAGTTCGACCGCAACCTGGTCGTCATCGGCGCGGGTTCCGCCGGGCTCGTGTCCGCCTACATCGCCGCTGCGGTCAAGGCTAAGGTCACCCTGATCGAGAAACACGAGATGGGCGGCGATTGCCTGAACACCGGCTGTGTGCCCTCCAAAGCCCTGATCCGTTCCGGCAAGTTCCTGTCGCAGGTGCGCCGCCATGAGGAATACGGCATCCGCGACGCCAACGCCGATTTCGCGTTAGGCGACGTCATGGCGCGGGTCCACAAGATCATCGCGAAGATCGCGCCGCACGATTCGGTCGAGCGATTCACCGGCCTCGGTGTCGACGTCATCCAGGGCGAGGCCCGCATCACCGGTCCCTGGACCGTCGAGGTCAACGGCGAGCAGCTCACCACGCGCCATATCGTCGTCGCGACCGGCGCGCGGCCGTTCGTCCCGCCGGTGCCGGGCATCGAGGAGGTCGGCTATTACACCTCGGACAACATCTGGTCGCTGGAGGAATCACCCGGGCGGATGGTCGTGCTGGGCGGTGGACCGATCGGCTGCGAGCTGTCGCAGGCCTTCCATCGGCTCGGCGCCGAGGTCACCCAGGTCGAGATGCTGCCGCGCATCATGGCGGTAGAGGACCACGACATCGGGCGCTATGTCGAAGACCGGTTCCGCAGCGAGGGCATCAACGTCCTGACGGACCACAAGGCGACCGAATTCCGCGTCGAGGATGGCGAAAAGATCCTCATCTGCGACCACGAGGGCGAGGAAGTGCGCGTGGCCTTCGACACGCTGCTGGTCGCCGTCGGCCGCGCCGCCAACGTCAAGGGCTTCGGTCTCGAGGAGGTCGGCGTCAAACTCGACGAACGCGGCCGGATCGATACCGACGAATACCTGCAGACCGCCGTACCGACCATCTACGCCTGCGGCGACTGCGTGGGCCCGTATCAGTTCACCCACGCCGCCGCCCACCAGGCCTGGCACGCGACCGTCAATTCGCTGTTCGGCATCTTCAAGCGCTTCCGGGTGGACTACTCGGCCCTGCCCTGGTCGACCTTCACCGACCCCGAGGTGGCCCGCGTGGGCTATTCCGAGGAATCGGCGGACCGCGAGGGGGTCGAATACGAGGTCACGCGCTACGACCTCGGCGAACTCGACCGCGCGGTCACCGACGGCGACGACCATGGCGTGGTCAAGGTCCTGACCGTCCCCGGCAAGGACCGCATACTCGGCGCGGCCGTGGTCGGCGAACACGCCGGCGACCTGATCGCCGAATTCACGCTTGCGATCCGCCATGGAATCGGCCTGAACAAGATCCTCGGCACCATCCACGCCTATCCCACGCTCATGGAGGCGAACAAGTTCGCTGCCGGTGAATGGAAACGTGCCCATGCCCCCCAGGGCGCCCTGCGCTGGCTGCAGCGCTTCCACGGCTGGCTACGGGGGTAA
- a CDS encoding MmgE/PrpD family protein, with product MNGAASPARSGRTADVAAWATGLRCEDIPPEVRRRALDLLLDTLGVGIAAGRTPAAGIAYDLACSQFAAGDTAAHLPFDGRRVSPAGAAYAFATRIDNLDGHDGYQPAKGHAGVALVPALLAVGALYGTSKNGHKALTDLVVGYEIACRAAVALHGSAGDYHSSGAWNALGVAALAARLRGFDAERLAAALGIAEYHAPRAPMMREIDSPSMLHDSSGWGALAGVTGADLAARGFAASPAALPGIGDAWSSLGNEWLVLDQYVKPHPVCFWAQPAITAALQLRERHGVDPARIVSVRIDTFDEARRLYAGIPDNTQTAQYALAFPVAAALVHGRLGPAEITPPGLDDPAVAALTRQVEVRSSDAFSRRFPKQRLAAVSIRLTDGTEYASDPTEPRGTPGDPMDHTAIEEKFTDYAEPLLGLDRARSLTACVAELDSDTRSLADLVALTASPIQTIR from the coding sequence ATGAACGGCGCAGCCTCACCCGCCCGATCCGGCCGGACCGCCGATGTCGCCGCCTGGGCGACCGGTCTCCGCTGTGAGGATATCCCGCCCGAGGTCCGTCGGCGCGCGCTCGATCTGCTGCTCGATACACTCGGCGTCGGGATCGCCGCCGGGCGGACGCCCGCCGCCGGCATCGCCTACGATCTCGCCTGCTCCCAGTTCGCGGCCGGCGACACTGCGGCCCATCTGCCGTTCGATGGACGCAGGGTCAGCCCGGCCGGGGCCGCCTACGCCTTCGCGACAAGGATCGACAACCTTGATGGCCATGATGGCTATCAACCCGCCAAAGGGCATGCCGGAGTGGCTCTGGTCCCGGCGCTGCTGGCGGTCGGAGCGTTATACGGAACGTCAAAAAATGGTCATAAGGCACTGACTGATCTGGTTGTTGGTTACGAGATCGCCTGCCGTGCCGCCGTCGCACTGCACGGCTCGGCGGGCGACTATCACAGTTCAGGTGCCTGGAATGCCCTCGGCGTGGCCGCACTCGCCGCCCGCCTGCGGGGTTTCGACGCCGAACGCCTTGCGGCCGCACTCGGCATCGCCGAGTACCATGCCCCGCGCGCACCCATGATGCGCGAGATCGACTCGCCCTCCATGCTGCACGACAGTTCCGGCTGGGGCGCGCTGGCCGGCGTCACGGGAGCAGATCTGGCCGCGCGCGGCTTCGCCGCCTCACCGGCTGCCCTGCCGGGCATCGGCGATGCGTGGTCGTCGCTGGGGAATGAGTGGCTGGTGCTGGATCAATACGTCAAACCGCATCCGGTCTGCTTCTGGGCGCAACCGGCCATCACCGCGGCATTGCAGCTGCGCGAACGCCATGGCGTGGATCCCGCGCGCATCGTCTCGGTGCGGATCGATACGTTCGATGAAGCGAGGCGTCTCTATGCCGGCATCCCGGACAACACCCAGACGGCACAGTACGCGCTCGCGTTTCCGGTCGCCGCCGCGCTGGTCCATGGCCGGCTGGGCCCGGCCGAGATCACGCCGCCCGGGCTTGATGACCCCGCCGTCGCGGCGCTCACCCGGCAGGTCGAGGTCCGCTCAAGCGATGCCTTCAGCAGGCGTTTCCCGAAGCAGCGACTCGCTGCCGTATCCATTCGCCTCACCGATGGCACGGAATACGCATCGGACCCCACCGAACCGCGCGGCACGCCCGGCGATCCCATGGACCACACGGCGATCGAGGAGAAATTCACGGACTACGCCGAGCCGCTGCTCGGCCTGGACCGGGCCCGCTCGCTGACCGCCTGTGTGGCGGAACTCGATTCGGACACACGTTCGCTGGCGGACCTGGTCGCCCTGACCGCGTCACCGATCCAGACCATCAGGTAA
- a CDS encoding GGDEF domain-containing protein — protein MLCAEHLDPGDPDFVRVSGLNAALILLGVAGLAFALFNSLIIGTAAVLPLILFDLAAFAMAAAIGLYLWRTHDIERSARAADYGCFVAFLVLVISQEGGEYFSAWAMVYPPLAFMLVGMRRGLLHVAVFFVVLVTLALTNLGVWNHGNLNAVAVSNLAGAILALTGIVAIYHGAQHKAQTRVGMIRRDLENLSIRDGLTGLYNRRWFNVMLKQELARVSREQRDLVLLVIDVDHFKAYNDHFGHPVGDRALIAIAEALNGAFRRANDFVFRLGGEEFGVICHARNRAEAAAQGETARAAVEDLAIDAPEGPGGRLTVSVGVGIFSSGESTDPETVYTEVDFALYRAKHAGRNRVVCSESPENGD, from the coding sequence ATGCTGTGCGCGGAGCACCTCGATCCCGGGGATCCCGACTTTGTTCGCGTCAGCGGCCTGAATGCGGCGTTGATCCTGCTTGGCGTGGCCGGGCTGGCGTTCGCGCTTTTCAATAGCCTGATCATCGGGACAGCCGCGGTATTGCCGCTGATCCTGTTCGACCTGGCCGCGTTCGCCATGGCCGCCGCCATCGGCCTGTATCTCTGGCGTACCCACGATATCGAGCGCAGCGCGCGGGCTGCGGACTACGGCTGTTTTGTGGCCTTCCTCGTCCTCGTGATCTCGCAGGAAGGCGGTGAGTACTTCTCCGCATGGGCCATGGTGTATCCACCACTGGCGTTCATGCTGGTCGGTATGCGGCGTGGTTTGCTGCATGTCGCAGTGTTTTTCGTGGTCCTGGTGACGCTCGCCCTGACCAACCTCGGTGTCTGGAATCACGGTAATCTCAATGCGGTCGCGGTCAGCAATCTGGCGGGCGCCATCCTCGCGCTGACCGGCATTGTCGCGATTTATCACGGCGCCCAGCATAAGGCGCAGACGCGGGTCGGGATGATCCGGCGGGATCTCGAGAACCTCTCGATCCGTGACGGACTGACCGGGCTCTACAACCGGCGCTGGTTCAATGTGATGCTGAAGCAGGAGCTGGCCCGGGTTTCGCGCGAGCAACGGGATCTGGTGCTGCTCGTGATCGATGTGGACCACTTCAAGGCGTACAACGACCACTTCGGGCATCCGGTCGGGGATCGGGCACTGATTGCGATCGCGGAGGCACTCAACGGCGCGTTCCGCCGTGCCAACGATTTCGTGTTTCGGCTCGGCGGTGAAGAGTTCGGTGTGATCTGCCACGCGCGGAACCGGGCCGAGGCCGCCGCGCAGGGGGAAACGGCGCGTGCCGCGGTCGAGGATCTGGCCATCGATGCACCGGAGGGCCCTGGTGGGCGGCTGACGGTCTCGGTCGGCGTTGGAATATTTTCCAGTGGCGAGAGCACGGATCCGGAAACGGTGTACACCGAGGTCGACTTCGCGCTTTACCGGGCGAAACACGCGGGTCGCAACCGGGTGGTGTGTAGCGAATCGCCCGAGAATGGCGATTGA
- a CDS encoding MerR family transcriptional regulator, with protein sequence MLEPSNNSELPAIPSKRYFTIGEVSELCAVKPHVLRYWEQEFPDLKPVKRRGNRRYYQRHDVMLIRQIRSLLYEQGFTIGGARQQLSGESAREDVSQSQQVIKQLRTELEGLLKILKS encoded by the coding sequence ATGCTGGAACCCAGCAATAACAGTGAACTCCCCGCGATACCGAGCAAACGGTATTTCACGATCGGGGAGGTGAGCGAGCTCTGTGCGGTCAAGCCGCACGTGCTGCGCTACTGGGAGCAGGAGTTCCCCGACCTCAAGCCGGTAAAACGGCGGGGGAACCGCCGCTATTATCAGCGCCATGACGTGATGCTGATCCGCCAGATCCGCAGCCTGCTGTACGAGCAGGGCTTCACGATCGGCGGGGCGCGGCAGCAGCTGTCCGGGGAGAGCGCACGCGAAGACGTTTCCCAGAGCCAGCAGGTCATCAAGCAGCTGCGGACCGAGCTCGAAGGACTGCTGAAGATCCTGAAGAGCTGA
- the ihfA gene encoding integration host factor subunit alpha, whose amino-acid sequence MALTKARMAETLFDELGLNKREAKELVELFFEEIRDTLASGDDVKLSGFGNFVLRTKNQRPGRNPKTGEEIPISARRVVTFRPGQKLKARVEAYAGTQQ is encoded by the coding sequence ATGGCGCTGACCAAGGCGCGAATGGCAGAGACGCTGTTCGACGAGCTCGGACTGAACAAGCGGGAAGCCAAGGAACTGGTTGAACTGTTCTTCGAGGAAATCCGCGACACGCTGGCCTCCGGGGACGATGTAAAGCTCTCCGGGTTCGGCAATTTCGTGCTGCGGACGAAGAATCAGCGCCCCGGTCGCAATCCCAAGACCGGGGAAGAAATCCCCATTTCGGCCCGGCGCGTGGTAACGTTCCGTCCTGGGCAAAAACTCAAGGCGCGGGTCGAGGCTTATGCTGGAACCCAGCAATAA